The Oryza glaberrima chromosome 5, OglaRS2, whole genome shotgun sequence DNA segment cctcgccctcctcgccccCACGCGGCTGTCGCTTCTCGGCGTCGGCAGCTTCGAGAACTCCCCCTCATCCCGCCTCCagctcgcgctcgccgcgctcctccgccgcgacctcctcctcctcccggaaTCCTCCGCCCACGCCGACCTCTTCGACCCCGTCCTCTCCGCGGCCGagtgcgccgcggcggcggcgctgggcttCACCGTGCCAGGCGTCAACGacgggtgccgccgccgcgccgacgagcCCACCCTCTTCTACATGCCACACTGCGAGGCGTCGCTCTACGatgccctcctcgccgccaactGGGAGCCATCCTCGCAGCTCCGCCATGTCTGCGTGCTCGGCAACAGCTTCCGCAACTACGCGATCCAGGCGGAGGAGAACAGATCGGGCCCCGCCGCCAGGGCCAAGCACGTCCTCGCGGCGGAGCGGTTCGCGTGGGAGGAGCGGGTCAGCGAGAAGGGCGGCgtggatgacgacgacgacgacgtgttCAACCGCGCGTTCAACGAAACGAGCTGGCATTTCTTCGAGGTGGATGACGCCGCCGACttggctgccgccgtcgcctccaccgGAGGACGGAGATAAGTTCCGAAGTACTCTTCTTAATTTCAGTACTTGTGACTGTAATTGTAAGAGCATTGTTTGTCCAATTGGATGCTTTTGGTGATCAATACTCGATATTTACATCTTAATTAGCTACACCGTGTTACTTAGTTGGTTGCAAATCTATACATTTTTACATTGATGTGGTGTTAGTTTGATTTGctattctgaactctgaagaacaCATGAGAACCCTACCTTCCAGGCATCCATTGACCACTATACACTGAGTAATGAATAACAAGCTGAATAACTGACTGAATGTGAGTCTAGCATAATGATTTCTAGGTAGTATATTCGCAAGGATTTCTATCTGGTCAATAAGATACAAATCCACAAACAACATGTTTGCTGTTCTATAAGACTTCTTTGCCTGTAGTCTGTAGAATCTAGCAGAAAATATTTCCTTGTCAATCCTGTTGTTACATATTGACATTTCTTCGACGTATTCGCATGATAAGAAATAGAAAAGGACATAATTCAAGgactaggaaagaaacaatattCGATGATTATGTATCTACCTAAAAGTATATCGCCTGGCCTAAAGAGTAAAAGGTTAACTTCTGATCCCATAATTGATAATTCTAATGGAAATTTTATTGATTTTAAGCAAGTTTATCTTAAAGTGAGCGTGCGAGTGCTAACTGTACGCACCAGCATTTCGAATGATGGATGTTGTGCTTACAGAGAATGAGCTTGGGATAAATTTTTCTAAGGCTCTAAGCTACTAGAAGCAATGCTCGTTGAGGTCAGTGAATGCTGCAAAACGTGTGTGTACTTACTAGGAGTACTTAGCATTTCAAATATATTGCTTTAGGCTGTGCACACACCAAAATGAAGTAGAAGTAAGAAACCGTCAGTATGTTATTGTAACATCGACCTTGCAGTTAGCATGTACTTTGCTCATTGCAATATGGAGAAATTAGAATCACAAGTACCTAGAATTAATACTGTTGTCTGCATTACGTACGTAGATTGCCGTGCTAGAAATATGTGCCATAGTTGGgaatagtagaaaaaaaaatcaaccattaCTTGTTATCTGCAAGACAAACAAGCTAGGTAGATCTCCAACTGTTAATTTCCTTGAGTTGATGATTAAATACATGTTATTAGTTCAGCGTGATTTCTGGCTACAAGAAGTAAGCTCAAATAAGATGCTGcacttgtttttttatggataGCAAGGTTTTGGATTCATGTTCAtaggggaataagttcactttaggtccctctgtTTATCGCTCAGTTTGATTTTcgtccctaaaccacaaaaccgggtacaacccatcccccaacttacgaaaaccgggcaaacgaggtccctcggtggttttgatagcggttttggctgacgtggcgcctacgtggctaatttgactcggtcttcatctgacgtggcactgacgtggcgcttacgtggcaatttgatctgaaaaaaataataaaaccagtgggacccacatgtcagtttcacacacaaatagaggaaaaaatggtgggacccacataggccccatatgtcatcctcactcctctctctatcctctctctcccctcttctctctatcccttctctctctccggccgaTGGAGCAGGGCGAGCGGCGGGCGACGGGTGGGGCGGGGCGTGGCCGACGGCGGGTCAGGTCGCGGCGCGCCAGCCATTCTCCCGCAGCGCCTCCTTCTTCGCGGGGAAGGCGGCGAATCTCCCCCATCGTCCTTCGgattgccggcggcggcggtggctagcGCCGCCCCCGTGGTGAGGTCCATCCCGCCGGATAGCTTGCGCTCGGTGCTCCAGGCCTTGGTGTCCGACGAGTAGGACCGGCATGCCGTGAAGCTACGACGCTTGTAGAGGACCAacaggcgga contains these protein-coding regions:
- the LOC127772989 gene encoding protein SENSITIVITY TO RED LIGHT REDUCED 1-like yields the protein MAAAAAGDWTVVRRRGRRRGDAAGDAASQPDAPPPLPVTPIPWSPSDPSLDPARVSRLVDRARAAISRVAASRLYGRLLLPGSPLRRRLALLAPTRLSLLGVGSFENSPSSRLQLALAALLRRDLLLLPESSAHADLFDPVLSAAECAAAAALGFTVPGVNDGCRRRADEPTLFYMPHCEASLYDALLAANWEPSSQLRHVCVLGNSFRNYAIQAEENRSGPAARAKHVLAAERFAWEERVSEKGGVDDDDDDVFNRAFNETSWHFFEVDDAADLAAAVASTGGRR